From the genome of Rhododendron vialii isolate Sample 1 chromosome 10a, ASM3025357v1:
ctttggataaccaattttaggctgtggaccccttattttggttatggactagaagcgaccattgtgaacctcaacattggtaagcttaacaacctcttaaatgaataatcaaaagctgatgtgtcaacttttggttatccatttttggttataccattgtggatggcctaaaatatttccttttttttagaacttttgaGTTTAGTTTTTACAGattgttagtattttttttttgggacgaggataataaaaattaaaaagtaaataaatgattatcaaagttttaaaattttaaggtAAAATAAGATTAACTTACATAcagtatatttttgttttgagcAAGTGTTTTACTGTGTTTGCTTTTAGTTTGatgtacacatacatacatacaagtTATAaattacaacttttttttttgtttttattcattttttttttacgtttgcgccaatttttttttatgtattattggtttgtctcaccAAGAGgcatcggaaaaataaaaaaattattacttttacacaagtattttgaaaatgcGGAAAAGATATCCGTACCGACGGATTTCCCACCgaaaccaatccgaaccgtctaataattcttaaaaaaaaaaaaccgaggagCCCTACGCGAGAAACAACGGCATCCGATATATGTAAGGtgttggatcaagcactctttttttcatgtatatatgtatatatacatgaaaaaaagagtgtttgatccaacaccctacacacatcggatgccgttgtttctttacatatatacacgaaaaaaagaGTGTTTGATCCAAcaccctacacatatcggatgccgttgtttctcgcgtagggcccctcgatttttttttatagaattattggacggttcagatcggccgtccagtggccggagacggcccggtgaggccgtcggtacgatttcggtgggaaATCCGTCGGTACGGATAGCAGCACTCTTTGAAAATGTCCAAGAAAAAAGCCCaaagttttttgggtttttttttccttcaatatttcctaaaaaatttgattataaaaaCGCTTTCTTATTTTGGAAATATCAAACAGCTGTTTTACTTGTCTAAagtgatcttatttgatttttgatttttcaacatccacctatatttttatacttttccgattcattCTAtcaagacaaatgattaattccaaaaaaaatatgatgagaagctaaacaaaaagttacgaaaaattacaaatattgaaataattttcaaaCGTATAAATTCATAATTAGAACGCATGTTTAGGAAATAAGAATGAGGGAAGTCTGGGAAGAGAAATAGAAATAATAGTAGTACGAGAATTGGGGAGACTTGCTCTGCACAGTGTGCTACTCCATGGTGTTGAATCGtgcatccaacggctcggaccttatctcaattataaaTGAGGGCCGTTTATTGTCGAGATGATATTCAACAGCTTGGATCGTGCACAACATCGTGTTGTGCACTTGGTGCATAGCACACACCCCGGGTTCGTAGTAGGGGGCACTTggagcctttttttttctcaagagTGCTACACACTACACACAACTAATCTCTATCCGTCCATTGCTTTAATAAATAACCAGGATTCGCTCAAATTCTTTCCCGAGAAAGTTAAACGACTTCGATTATTTACATGGGACTTCAAAATGGGTTATAACCAATTCagtgtacatttggtgtacccatagttttattgaTTCTCAAAACCCCGTGATAGAGAGACAATTTAGAAATTAGTTCTGGAAGAGTTTTTGGATTCTCcttatgcattctttttttctccTATGAATAAAAAGATCAAATTACCCCTGACCTTTTATTCATGTAGTATATTATACTCCGTAATATCAAGGACAacattgttaaaaaaataattcaccGTCTATTTTGATAACTATCCTCCCAAATACCATTCAATTATCAAGATATATTATGCACATATTTCTTAAACATTGTATAAATTCATGATCTATTGTGATTAGGGGTGCGCAAAAAATCCGTGACCCgacgaacccgacccgacccgaagggtttcgagtggggccgaacatgtggttcggtcaggtacggattcattttttttgtaaaaaattagttttcggTTCGGGCCTCGGGGTGCTGTTATTATTACCCAACCCAACCGAAAAAATTTGGCGCGCGGACGGTTATTTCCacttgttcggtttggattcGGGGCCAAAAAAAACTGATACTTGAcatgtcgggtcgggttcggggccgaacccgacccgtctACACCCCTAATTGTgaccataattaaaaaaaaagtaccattAACAGTCCCAAAATGCaacaaagaggaagaaaaaaaaatgctacaataTCTACAAAATTTAGCTCAGTCAGACATCTCGGTAAGGCTTGATTGCTTATTCAATTAGTTTGCTGAAAGGAAATTGAGGGAAAATTTGGCTGAGCCTTTTTTTTTACAggcatatttaaaaaaatatttgtgtgaGTCTTCgaaatgattttcaaaaatccggtgtacaccaaatggtgtatcCATAGTTGCACTTTTTGAGAATACAGTGGGCACGGGCCACATGGTGCCGAGCaagcatctcggccgtccaaatatattttgaacggtccagatcTATTTGAGCTTGAGgaagtgttttgataattttacactaaaaattatccaaaaagatCTAAACCGTCCAAAATAAATTTGAACAGCTGAGATGGTGCACGGCATCACGTGCCCGTGCCCAcgggcactgaaaaacttctccaagctccaaagtccaaacatcCACAATCCCAAAATAGCAAACGtagaattcaaaaaaagaaaaagctcaGTATGGTGATGTTAGACTTGGGTTTGCGCTTCACCGTATGCTTTTGTATTCTTCTCCTTCTGCTCTCTGCAACAATAAaacagtactctctctctctctctgtctctctgtcactctctctcctcctcgcctttctctctctctcacacacacacacacccacgcCACTATCTCACCCTCAGGACGAATCTGACCTCAGTCTCTCTTACTTTGTACAGTAACCAAACCCAGCTTTTCACCGCGCAGGGTTGAATCCGTAACGTAGTTTGCTTTACCGGGTGTCGCCGGTCATTAACTAATCGACAAAACATAATTACTACCTCTTTCGTCCTATTTTCattgtttattattttaattgacttttttttaatgacttttacttatatttttggtatgaatcttaaaaaatatccgtatagattttgtttgaaagatcttgattaattttataatataaaaaatGATACGTAATACAAAAATTGACAATGAATAtgagacgaagggagtactaCTACTTCggatttaaagagagaaaacacAACTCTTTGAAATCAGGAAAAAGTAAACAAATCGCTTTTgtagagaaaagagagagaaaggtatCGACCTGCGTtcaatttgaatcgttcatctcgATACTTAATGAACAATATTAGAAACACAATTCTATTTGGAGGCGTTTGATAATTCTGACACTACCTAGCTACAAGATTTATGGACGGGAAGATGCGGAACTATCTCGTTACGGAAGACTTACTGACATCAGACAATTTCAAACATAATTGGGTCCGGAGTTTTGTCCAAAAATTTTGCTCATAGATTTGTTCATAACTAATATGGGGTAGCTTAAATTTGTTAAAGTATCTTATCGATAAGAATAATACCGTGTACGTAGTTACAATACTATTGAAAGTACTGTGTTTATTTTGGGTctctaaaatcaatttctctTTCTGCACATGATTCTTAATAAATCTACTATTCAATTATTTCGGTTGAGATGTGTTccaataattaaaataaattagtatttatttttttaaagtactaattttttgaattaaaaatgatgcACTCCATTATAAGAGAAATGACatatctcgtaaaacgaaaaataagtactacttaACAAATAAGAACGTTAACGGACGAGACTTTATTTTGCCATTTATTTCTCTTCGATCATTATCCTAAAAATCTCTTTTAaaactcaaacaaaacaaagtctTGCCATCATTTGGATTGCAAATAGGCAGTCCAAACGTGGAATGCAGACAAGCACACTTTCAAAGATATTAAAGGCCACGCTCTTATCTCACTACTCTTATCTTCTCCCAAAATTTATATTACTCGTTAAAAAACCCATAATTAGGGGGAAAAAACCGGCTAAACCCCCAACCGGTGGCCATCTTTGTGTTTTCATTATCGACAAAGATATATATAAGGGGACAAAGATTTggagaaaattagggtttctaaaTTAGCCAAAGAGAAGAGAATTAtcagaaagaaaggaaaaaaaaatggagttcgAAGATCAAGACGACCAAACGGAAGAAATCGAGCTGCTGCCGGAAATGCCAAACCCGACGGTGGCAATCGACGCGCCGCCGCAGCAGCAGAGGAAGCCCCGCTACCGTGAGTGCCTCAAGAACCACGCCGTCGGCCTCGGTGGCCACGCCGTGGACGGCTGCGGCGAGTTCCTCCCCGCCGGCCCCGACGGCTCCCTCGACGCCCTCAAGTGCGCCGCCTGCAGCTGCCACCGCAACTTCCACCGCAAGGAAACcgactcctcctcctctccctcctccgCCGCCAACGACGCAGCAGCCGCCGCGgccttcaacttctctcccCACCCCCACTTCctcctcccccaccaccacccccagCAGTTCCCTCCGTACTACCGCACCCCCTCGGGGTACCTCCACGTGGCCCCGCCCCGCCCGCTGGCGCTGCCGTCGAACTCCGGCGGCCCCGGAGGGTCTTATAGCCGTGAGGACGAGGAGGATATGTCGGGTctgaataataataatacgaGTAGCGGTGGAGGAGGGTCGGGGGCCGGGGGGAAGAGGTATCGGACCAAGTTCACGGCGGAGCAGAAGGAGAGGATGCTGGAGCTGGCGGAGAAGCTGGGGTGGAGGATTCAGAAGCACGACGATGAGGTGATTCAGGCGTTCTGCAACGAGACCGGGGTGAAGCGGCACGTGCTCAAGGTGTGGATGCACAACAACAAGCACACCTTGGGTAAGAAACcctaggggaaaaaaaaggtaacCATTTAGTCGATCATTGTTCCGGTGTCTTTAATTGCGGTATCGGAGTTCGTATCCATAAGACTGGTATCGGTGATACAGTCATATGTCGGCAACCGAGTTGATATGGTATCAAAAAGTGTAGTTACTTACGTGACGGTCGATACGATATGCAATTGCCGGAGCAGTGTTTAGCTTTCGTTTTAGATATTGGGGGTAAGATTCTAGACTAGAGTCTTCGCTCCGGATTCTAGTATTAGTTTtaggtctctctttttttcatttttcttttttgaaatgtttttttttttttccggtctcttgtttttttttttaatttatgttgtGTTGGGAGTAGGGATGTTGTTGTGTCTATATAAAATACATATTATTTGGTGATTTTCCAAAGTTTATGTTTCTCTTGGCCATTGTTTCGTGTTTTTGCTGTGTGTCTCTGGCTGAGAATGGATTTTTAAGATGAAAACTAGTCATTGTTGTTGAGAGAATCcgccatgtttttttttgccacCGACTTATCACTTCTTGTATTTGCTTTTGCCTTTTTGTCTGttaatcaatctctctctctctctctcccctctctctctctctagagagcAAGCACATTTGTCCATTGAAGTGTCAAGTTTCGTGGACTCCAAACCAAAAAGTAGGCTTCAAGAAGTAATGATGATGAAGCGCatacggggagagagagagagagagagagagagagagagagagagggaggttgTGGGTGTTCTCAATTAAACTTCACATTCTCACAGAAGCTGCGTGCTTGTAGTTATTTCTTGTGTTTTGCCTCCTTGTGAATCTGTTctctttctccttctccttcttctttttctttattattatcATGATCTTCCTTGTGAATCTGTTTAAAAGATTTTAGTTCCCactttaattaaattaaatgccACCACACAATTAAGGCGGCAGGTTGATCGATCCTAttactagtaaaaaaaaaaaacatttttgttttcatttataGGGAAATACATAAAGGTAATCtcttaaaagttaaaaaccCATTTGTTTTGGTTGTACACAAGCAGAAAAAAATCTGCACAATAATTTTACAGAATGACAAGTTTTGAAGTCATGGTTTTTCTAGTTTAAGACAAAAAAATGTCCACTGACCTGGcgtataattttgaaaaatgcgaccactttttttattttatttaccaaacaagaaaatttgattttcttgtgggCAATGTAATCATTCCATGCGTGATTTTGATTCCTAGAGTTATGAAAGCTATACGACAAGTATTTAAATAGTGGTGTCGGAGCACGTAACAGTATTACGGCCGTCTAAGTTCATGAATGAGAAATGAACTACTATTATGTAGTGGCAATGGGTATCGGTTAACAcacacataatatatatatatatttaacgTATCTAGATGTTTCTTCGGTCGTTTTTCAGAATCTCGAGATTAATCTAGTTGTGCATAAATTCACCTAAAATATTTGGTTGTTAAAAATTGGGTTTAATTTTTCAGtgtcatccaaaaaaaaaaaaattgatatttatcAAGATGAAACTATATCGAATGAAAGAAAAAACCACAGTGGCTGCATAAGTTATGCAGTAGCCACCTTGATAGTATAAATTTAGGAGTGCTATAGTGTTGTCTGAATTGACGTTTTCTGGTGAAGAAAAGGTAGAGGAGGAGCCCCAGGTATTTTTGATCATTGATGGCGCAGTACCTTGGAAATGCAAGAGCTAACTGCATccttaaaattcaaaataactACTACAGTAGTATTTTCCCTTCTTCAACGTTTTCTTAATCTTTGTTTGTTTCTATAGTTTATGTTTCTTGGGAAAGCGAAAATATCAGAACGGGGAATAGATTCTAGCCGTTCGTTCAACAATCTAATGATCTAAATCTCAGAGTTTGAAACACCGGTATGCTTCTCATGGAAACTGAAATCCAAACATGGGTTAAGTCCACGTTCGAGAAAGTCAGATAGATCCAAAGCTTTAATTTTGTCtcaaaaattcaatttctattcTCCCCTTTCTGTGAACGGGGGATGGTATTGTGATACCATCTGAGCCGTCCGTTCGGCAATCTAACAGTCCAAATCTCATTTCGGCAATGAACGATTGAGATGCTACACGGTGGAGATGAGATTTGGACAACTGAATTGCCGAACAGACGACTCGGATGGTGTACAGCACAGTGTTGTGCACCACCACGCAGCACCATCCCCGGTTCGGGAACATGTGGGCACTCCAGCAACATGTCCAACTAAATCCATTTTCCAATCTGCATGATTGATACATAGAAACATTACATGTATACATGGGTTGTAGAAGATGGGTTCACAGGAGACAGGTTTCTCTTTGCAACAACACTTCCGTGTTCCATGTTTTCAACTGCATctctcacctttttttttttttcagtaatgGAAATGTGTATTGGACAGAATCCAATGGAGAACCCCAGATGTCTTCTTCTTGCTGTTTTTGTATGCAACACTTATAATATAATAATTGCTTGATATGCAGACATCTTGAACctctattttgatgatgggCTCGGATTATCTCCGGTCCCTCGAACTGGACAGGAAAATCTAAATCTGGGCTAGGGCTGCAAATGCAGCTCGGTCCGGCTCGTTAACGCTCGGGTTGACTAAACGAGCCTAGCTCGAACTCAagtttttggcttgtttagtCAACGGAGTTCGGCTCGTTATGAGAGGCTTAACTCAATTAAAGAGGCTCGgatcggctcgagctcgagctcaagtttactaaacgagctgagtttgaactcgacaaagctcggctcggctcgtttgcagtcTGGACCATACATCATTATAATCAATCGTTTGGATTTGTCGGTAAATTTTTTTGTGCAAATCCGAACCATTTATTAATGGACGATCACAATTTGGATTGTCTCGTCCagtcaaaattaaaattaagaaCTGGGAGAGGATCCATCTCCTTTGATTATAATTCCATCAGCCAAATATTTAGTATGACTTGGGTTAAAGATTATGAGATGGATTATGGAGGGTGTCTGCATCCCACATTGGATGCATATCATGTGTACtgttaatttaatttattggaAGTATCTAACCTATAAGGCTATACTCATTGGCAATTGGTGGCGTAATCTCTATATTATATAAATCAAGCTTGGATGCATATATAACCTAAAGTAGTCTAACATACGATCAATGCACAAATAAAATGATGCATGATACTTATATTTGGAGCCGGCAGGCCCTTTTTGGTCATTAGGGTCTAGTAAAACAAGACTTTGAGGCCATGTTGAGCCAAATATGACAATACCTGCAGATTGATGTGTCTAACACGATGTTATGAGGCGGTGCATGACAGTTTTATCTTGGAGGTGTAACGCCGCATAGAGTTTTGAGACCCGGGTGGCCTAGGAATCAGGAGGCCGAAATAGTGAGGCCAATTGGTGAGTTAGGTGGGCAGATAATATTTCACGGGAGTGGCTTCTCAAGCCATGCGAGACTATATTTCCCTAACAGTGGCTCTCTGGGTTGTAGGCCTTGCAGAATTAAATGCAGCAGTAAAAGAAATATACTACTGTGaagtactctcttttttttttttttttatacaaattgGTTTGTTGATCCAGCCACAGCCTATAAGAAGTAATTAGGGTGACTCTTGTTCTTAATTTGTTTCGTTTATGAGCTTTATACAAGCAGCTGCAACAAGGGAAGAGGTTGGGAAACAGGTATGAAGATAATCAATGAAATTAATGAAGAAGTTAATCATTTTCTCAATTACTTTCTTCTCTTTAATCAATCCTCAGATTAATCCATGATCTCTAAGCACAGCGTTACTGATCAATCTTGGTTTgtgtttcagttttttttttttctttttgtctaaTCCGGATTAGCTTAATTAGttcatttttctcaagaaaatGCATGCAGTTTTTACTGGTTTAAAATATGTCAAAAGTCTAATGGTTAAATATCGGCCGCTACGTAGCAGTGTTTTGGGTCCTCTAGTACTGTTATACCGGTGCCACAAAAAATTTCCATTCGTATGCGAATTATTCCCGCTATGTATCGCTTTTTATGCAATTTGTTGCCCGCTCGATCACGACCACCACAGGACTGCTACAGCCACCTTCAAATGCTCCAGCaccgaaaatcaatttttaaaaattcacgatcCCAACACTTGAATTTCATTACGTATCATTAAATACTCCCGCTACTGCTATTTactacattaaaatttacctttGGTCTAACAGGTTTCCAAGATGTACACAGTGTCATTGAtaatttgcttcttttgggGTCCAATCCTACCTGCAAGATCTAGCCTTGAAGATAATATTAGCATTTTCTTTGTCGAGATTCATGAGAGTATCAGTTAAAGCTGCATACTGAAAATTGGGTGGTCCACACAGGTATGTTGGGTGACAGGAAAGCATCACTTGATGTGGCCAAGATTAATAATTTCATTCTTCACAGATTTACCAACATTTATGAATTTGTTTGTATCTGCTTTGgtatctttttccttcttttctttttttccttttgcaaaatGAAAGTTACTGTATGAAAAGTTTCGAGAACA
Proteins encoded in this window:
- the LOC131302389 gene encoding zinc-finger homeodomain protein 1-like — translated: MEFEDQDDQTEEIELLPEMPNPTVAIDAPPQQQRKPRYRECLKNHAVGLGGHAVDGCGEFLPAGPDGSLDALKCAACSCHRNFHRKETDSSSSPSSAANDAAAAAAFNFSPHPHFLLPHHHPQQFPPYYRTPSGYLHVAPPRPLALPSNSGGPGGSYSREDEEDMSGLNNNNTSSGGGGSGAGGKRYRTKFTAEQKERMLELAEKLGWRIQKHDDEVIQAFCNETGVKRHVLKVWMHNNKHTLGKKP